The Nonlabens spongiae genome contains a region encoding:
- a CDS encoding MmcQ/YjbR family DNA-binding protein, with protein sequence MFITDLQDYCESKKGVTSHFPFDNDTLVYKVMNKMFCLTSLEKWENGAPSVNLKCDPETAIELRAEYGETVTGGYHMHKKHWNTICINRDMQDDAVFKWIDHSYDLIVAKLPKKDRDLLKNL encoded by the coding sequence GTGTTCATAACCGATCTTCAAGACTACTGTGAGTCTAAGAAAGGTGTGACCTCTCATTTTCCATTTGATAACGATACGTTGGTTTATAAAGTCATGAACAAAATGTTTTGTCTGACCAGTCTCGAGAAATGGGAAAACGGAGCGCCATCTGTAAATCTCAAGTGCGATCCAGAAACAGCAATTGAATTGCGCGCCGAGTACGGAGAAACCGTTACCGGTGGCTATCACATGCACAAAAAACACTGGAATACCATATGCATCAATCGCGATATGCAAGATGATGCCGTTTTCAAATGGATCGATCATTCCTATGATCTCATCGTTGCAAAATTGCCTAAAAAAGATCGCGATCTACTCAAAAACCTTTAA
- a CDS encoding DUF4230 domain-containing protein, which produces MELLFIGLAAGAVVAFFVFRLFGNLGKKEDRHQQSVVLMEKIRSVCKFITVEGDFSEIYHYQNVKDKIANFLLGKKKAIILVNAKAHIGFDLSKIEMSSDTENKTIKLTNFPQPEVLSIETDFSYYDKYEGWANSFTSDDLTEANRSAKQHIVDKIPESGLMKAAQQEALGAIQMMEGLAATIGWKLDYSAMVIDGAGDYKKLSQSDG; this is translated from the coding sequence ATGGAATTACTCTTCATAGGTCTTGCAGCCGGAGCTGTTGTTGCGTTTTTTGTTTTTAGGCTTTTTGGAAATCTTGGTAAGAAAGAGGACCGCCACCAGCAGAGCGTCGTGCTCATGGAAAAAATCAGGTCGGTATGTAAATTCATAACGGTCGAGGGTGACTTCTCTGAAATCTACCATTACCAGAATGTCAAGGATAAGATTGCCAATTTTTTACTCGGTAAGAAAAAAGCAATCATTTTAGTAAATGCCAAAGCGCATATAGGCTTTGACCTATCAAAAATCGAGATGTCCAGCGATACAGAAAATAAAACGATCAAGCTCACAAATTTCCCGCAACCTGAAGTCTTGAGCATCGAGACTGACTTCAGTTATTACGACAAGTATGAAGGCTGGGCAAATTCCTTCACCAGCGATGATCTTACAGAAGCAAACCGCAGTGCAAAACAGCATATTGTAGATAAAATTCCAGAAAGCGGCCTTATGAAAGCCGCCCAGCAAGAAGCTCTGGGAGCGATCCAGATGATGGAAGGCCTTGCCGCAACCATAGGCTGGAAACTTGATTACAGCGCGATGGTGATTGATGGAGCTGGTGACTATAAAAAACTAAGTCAAAGTGATGGATAA